In one window of Nothobranchius furzeri strain GRZ-AD chromosome 11, NfurGRZ-RIMD1, whole genome shotgun sequence DNA:
- the tmub1 gene encoding transmembrane and ubiquitin-like domain-containing protein 1 isoform X1, translated as MSVLLQAMALIEGVGDEVTLLFSSLLLLVVLLLAWISTRTLEPPEHLFSSSTGPVLPEGTISAHQEVPSSSSLSSETPSTATSLPEGGADGEGGVRNQVEGGEPLSSQRNMVVRLKFLNDTERAAQVQPQDTVGYIKRTYFAGQEQQVRLIYQGQLLQDDTQTLASLNLVHNCVLHCHISQHAARGVGGGARPADQVQVALNVGSLMVPLLVLMLSVLWYCQIQYRQFFTAPATASLVGITIFFSLVAFGVYRR; from the exons ATGA GTGTGTTGCTGCAGGCGATGGCTCTGATCGAAGGTGTTGGAGATGAAGTGACGCTGCTCTTCAGCTCTCTCCTGCTGCTCGTCGTGCTGCTGCTCGCCTGGATCTCCACACGGACCTTGGAGCCTCCAGAACACCTGTTCAGTTCCTCCACAGGCCCTGTCCTCCCAGAGGGGACCATCTCTGCCCACCAGGAAGTTCCTAGCAGCAGCTCCTTGTCATCAGAGACTCCATCCACTGCCACCTCCCTCCCGGAGGGCGGGGCTGACGGAGAAGGGGGAGTGAGGAACCAAGTGGAaggtggagaacctctgtcatctCAGAGGAATATGGTGGTCCGGCTCAAGTTCCTCAACGACACAGAGAGAGCGGCTCAGGTCCAGCCGCAGGACACCGTCGGCTACATCAAACG AACCTACTTTGCGGGCCAGGAGCAGCAGGTCCGGCTCATCTATCAGGGTCAGCTCCTGCAGGACGACACCCAGACCCTGGCCTCTCTGAACCTGGTCCATAACTGTGTCCTGCACTGCCAcatctctcagcacgctgcccggGGAGTGGGCGGGGGGGCACGGCCCGCCGACCAGGTCCAGGTGGCGCTGAATGTGGGGAGCCTCATGGTACCGTTACTGGTTCTGATGCTGTCCGTGCTGTGGTACTGTCAGATCCAGTACCGGCAGTTCTTCACCGCGCCCGCCACCGCCTCCCTGGTCGGCATCACCATCTTCTTCAGCCTGGTGGCCTTTGGCGTCTATCGTCGctag
- the tmub1 gene encoding transmembrane and ubiquitin-like domain-containing protein 1 isoform X2, protein MALIEGVGDEVTLLFSSLLLLVVLLLAWISTRTLEPPEHLFSSSTGPVLPEGTISAHQEVPSSSSLSSETPSTATSLPEGGADGEGGVRNQVEGGEPLSSQRNMVVRLKFLNDTERAAQVQPQDTVGYIKRTYFAGQEQQVRLIYQGQLLQDDTQTLASLNLVHNCVLHCHISQHAARGVGGGARPADQVQVALNVGSLMVPLLVLMLSVLWYCQIQYRQFFTAPATASLVGITIFFSLVAFGVYRR, encoded by the exons ATGGCTCTGATCGAAGGTGTTGGAGATGAAGTGACGCTGCTCTTCAGCTCTCTCCTGCTGCTCGTCGTGCTGCTGCTCGCCTGGATCTCCACACGGACCTTGGAGCCTCCAGAACACCTGTTCAGTTCCTCCACAGGCCCTGTCCTCCCAGAGGGGACCATCTCTGCCCACCAGGAAGTTCCTAGCAGCAGCTCCTTGTCATCAGAGACTCCATCCACTGCCACCTCCCTCCCGGAGGGCGGGGCTGACGGAGAAGGGGGAGTGAGGAACCAAGTGGAaggtggagaacctctgtcatctCAGAGGAATATGGTGGTCCGGCTCAAGTTCCTCAACGACACAGAGAGAGCGGCTCAGGTCCAGCCGCAGGACACCGTCGGCTACATCAAACG AACCTACTTTGCGGGCCAGGAGCAGCAGGTCCGGCTCATCTATCAGGGTCAGCTCCTGCAGGACGACACCCAGACCCTGGCCTCTCTGAACCTGGTCCATAACTGTGTCCTGCACTGCCAcatctctcagcacgctgcccggGGAGTGGGCGGGGGGGCACGGCCCGCCGACCAGGTCCAGGTGGCGCTGAATGTGGGGAGCCTCATGGTACCGTTACTGGTTCTGATGCTGTCCGTGCTGTGGTACTGTCAGATCCAGTACCGGCAGTTCTTCACCGCGCCCGCCACCGCCTCCCTGGTCGGCATCACCATCTTCTTCAGCCTGGTGGCCTTTGGCGTCTATCGTCGctag